The following coding sequences lie in one Synechococcus sp. PCC 7336 genomic window:
- the glgA gene encoding glycogen synthase GlgA, with amino-acid sequence MYIVQIASECAPVIKAGGLGDVVYGLSRELSLQQHTVEIVLPKYDCMRYDHIWGLHEAYRDLWVPWYGGAIHCSVHCGWVHGQLCFFIEPHSEDFYFDRGHYYGSDDDEMRFAFFSKAALEFLLQSNKRPNVIHCHDWQTGLVPVLLYEIYQYQGMGNQRVCYTIHNFKHQGIGGVKTLWATGLNRESYYFNNERLQDNFNPFAINYMKGGIVYSNHVTTVSPHHAWEAQYTDIGYGLGHTLHFHQDKFSGILNGINYEFWNPEVDSQIPYHYTPEDLTGKRLNKKALRDRLLLQDVDKPIVSFIGRLDQQKGVHLVQHAIYYSLFKNAQFVLLGSATESGINDHFWREKVHLNNNPNAHLEIGFNEELAHLIYAGSDIIVVPSNYEPCGLTQIIGLKYGTVPVVRGVGGLVNTVFDRDYDPNKPLEERNGFVFYQGDYPALESALGRAIDLWYEKSNDFEQLALQGMKYDNSWNLPGAEYVALYDRIRHK; translated from the coding sequence ATGTACATTGTTCAGATTGCCTCCGAATGTGCGCCAGTCATTAAGGCCGGGGGCTTGGGCGATGTCGTGTACGGTCTCAGCCGCGAATTGAGCCTGCAGCAGCATACGGTCGAGATTGTTCTACCGAAGTACGACTGCATGCGTTACGACCACATTTGGGGGCTGCACGAAGCCTATCGCGATCTGTGGGTGCCCTGGTACGGCGGCGCGATCCACTGTTCGGTGCATTGCGGTTGGGTCCACGGTCAATTGTGCTTCTTTATCGAGCCCCACTCAGAGGATTTCTACTTCGATCGCGGTCATTACTACGGTAGCGACGACGATGAAATGCGGTTTGCCTTCTTCAGTAAAGCCGCCTTGGAATTTTTGCTGCAGAGTAACAAACGCCCGAACGTGATTCACTGCCACGACTGGCAAACCGGCTTAGTCCCCGTCCTGCTCTACGAGATCTATCAGTATCAGGGCATGGGCAATCAGCGAGTCTGCTACACCATTCACAACTTCAAACACCAAGGCATTGGCGGAGTTAAAACCCTTTGGGCCACTGGCCTCAACCGCGAGTCCTACTACTTCAACAACGAGCGACTGCAAGATAACTTCAATCCCTTTGCGATCAATTACATGAAGGGGGGGATTGTCTATTCCAACCACGTCACCACCGTTTCCCCCCATCATGCTTGGGAAGCCCAGTACACCGATATTGGTTACGGCCTCGGCCATACCCTGCACTTCCACCAAGACAAATTCAGCGGTATCCTCAACGGCATCAACTACGAGTTTTGGAATCCCGAAGTTGACAGCCAAATTCCATATCACTACACCCCAGAAGACTTGACCGGCAAGCGGTTAAATAAAAAGGCACTGCGCGATCGCCTCTTACTGCAGGATGTCGATAAACCAATCGTCAGCTTCATCGGTCGACTAGACCAGCAGAAGGGGGTGCATCTCGTCCAACACGCCATCTACTATTCGCTGTTCAAAAACGCACAGTTCGTCCTGCTGGGGTCCGCAACCGAATCCGGCATTAACGACCATTTCTGGCGGGAAAAAGTCCACCTCAACAACAATCCCAACGCCCATCTGGAAATTGGCTTTAACGAAGAACTGGCCCATCTCATCTATGCGGGCTCTGACATCATTGTGGTGCCGAGTAATTACGAGCCCTGCGGCCTCACCCAAATCATTGGCTTGAAATACGGTACGGTCCCCGTAGTGCGGGGGGTAGGCGGTTTGGTGAATACGGTGTTCGATCGCGATTACGATCCCAATAAACCGCTCGAAGAGCGCAATGGCTTCGTCTTCTATCAAGGGGACTATCCTGCCTTGGAATCGGCACTGGGACGGGCGATCGACCTATGGTATGAAAAATCGAACGATTTCGAGCAGTTGGCTCTGCAGGGGATGAAATACGATAATTCTTGGAATTTACCGGGTGCTGAATATGTGGCGCTATACGATCGTATCCGTCACAAATAG
- a CDS encoding DUF2887 domain-containing protein, translating to MAKLARQEISNPTLRDEIIKLIEEMVIERFPSLSPQEVAQMLGFADLKDTRAYQEIFAEGKQEGKQEGKQEGKQEGKQEGKQEGKQEGRNEKAREVFDKLLRRGFSEQEALELSGLDPLSLSADSGAGTPQ from the coding sequence GTGGCCAAATTGGCTCGTCAGGAAATTAGCAACCCCACTCTCAGAGATGAGATAATTAAGCTAATCGAAGAAATGGTTATTGAACGATTTCCCTCTCTTTCCCCGCAGGAGGTTGCGCAGATGCTAGGCTTTGCCGATCTTAAGGATACTCGGGCTTATCAGGAGATTTTTGCCGAAGGCAAGCAGGAAGGCAAGCAAGAAGGCAAGCAAGAAGGCAAGCAAGAAGGCAAGCAGGAAGGCAAGCAGGAAGGCAAGCAAGAGGGTAGAAATGAAAAAGCTCGCGAAGTTTTTGACAAGCTACTCAGGAGGGGCTTCTCAGAACAAGAAGCCCTGGAGCTTTCTGGACTCGATCCCCTTAGCCTGTCAGCGGATTCAGGTGCGGGAACTCCTCAATAA
- a CDS encoding DUF2887 domain-containing protein, with product MKNDSAFYKLFAKYPASFFQLVGQPEVAADYLFDSVEVKERLQVEIKNKAYRIDGVFRPRQPESGKPTIFTEVQSGGANGGTVFAGGQIGSSGN from the coding sequence TTGAAGAATGATTCGGCGTTTTACAAGCTGTTTGCCAAATATCCTGCCAGTTTCTTTCAGTTGGTCGGTCAACCGGAAGTAGCGGCTGACTACCTGTTCGATTCTGTTGAGGTGAAAGAAAGGCTTCAGGTCGAGATTAAAAACAAGGCTTACCGCATTGATGGAGTATTTCGACCGCGTCAGCCAGAGTCAGGGAAACCGACGATATTCACTGAGGTTCAATCAGGCGGAGCGAACGGGGGAACGGTTTTCGCAGGTGGCCAAATTGGCTCGTCAGGAAATTAG
- a CDS encoding urease accessory protein UreD yields the protein MNAALTNRGYAELVATSAGDRTIVSHQYSRAPLQWLGPLEPNRDRPRLFLRNPNGGLLGGDLQTIRLDLQADAQLEILTQSATRLHPGRSRQQIQMSLGDRSSLIWIAHPLIPGAATEFEQQVRVQLAPSARLAYGEVWTAGRLAMSQAFAPVGVAAAEQWQFKRLSNRLAVDREGLPVLREAIASQFPHSALTSPGVLGHYPCWGSLYLFGAWPELDWPQSETQWSARSPRGDRILRAVGDRAIAIWDSFVSIGLRLKAIGSSNVEE from the coding sequence GTGAACGCCGCCCTAACAAACCGAGGCTATGCCGAACTGGTGGCAACCTCTGCAGGCGATCGCACGATTGTTTCTCACCAATATTCCCGTGCCCCCCTACAATGGCTCGGCCCCCTCGAACCCAATCGCGATCGCCCCAGGCTGTTCCTACGCAATCCCAACGGCGGCTTGTTGGGGGGAGATCTACAGACCATCCGGCTGGATCTGCAAGCAGATGCCCAACTCGAAATCCTCACCCAGAGTGCCACTCGCCTGCATCCCGGTCGCTCTCGACAGCAGATCCAGATGAGCTTGGGCGATCGCAGCAGTTTGATTTGGATTGCCCATCCCCTGATTCCTGGCGCGGCCACGGAGTTCGAGCAGCAAGTGAGGGTACAGTTAGCGCCTTCTGCTCGTTTGGCTTATGGCGAAGTGTGGACAGCGGGGCGGCTGGCAATGAGTCAGGCATTTGCGCCTGTAGGGGTAGCAGCAGCAGAACAGTGGCAATTTAAACGTTTGAGCAATCGCCTTGCAGTCGATCGCGAGGGGCTACCGGTTTTGCGAGAGGCGATCGCCAGCCAATTTCCCCATTCAGCACTGACCTCTCCTGGCGTTTTGGGGCATTACCCCTGTTGGGGGTCGCTATATCTGTTTGGGGCTTGGCCGGAGTTAGATTGGCCGCAGAGCGAAACCCAGTGGTCGGCGAGATCGCCAAGGGGCGATCGAATTCTGCGGGCAGTGGGCGATCGAGCGATCGCCATTTGGGACAGCTTTGTCAGCATCGGATTGAGATTGAAAGCGATCGGGAGCTCGAACGTTGAAGAATGA
- the ureG gene encoding urease accessory protein UreG — MSGAQPIRVGIGGPVGSGKTALVERLCKSLRSRLSLAVVTNDIYTREDAEFLVRAGALEAERIVGVETGGCPHTAIREDASLNLDAIAQLERQFQPLDLVLVESGGDNLAATFSPELVDACIYVIDVAEGDKIPRKGGPGITRSDLLVINKIDLAPYVGADLEVMARDSERMRGTKPFLMTNLRSGEGLDRVIEWLDREVLFAPVAAS; from the coding sequence ATGTCTGGAGCGCAACCGATACGAGTGGGCATTGGCGGTCCGGTTGGGTCGGGCAAAACAGCCTTGGTGGAGAGATTGTGCAAATCTCTCCGATCGCGGCTTTCCCTCGCAGTCGTCACAAACGATATTTACACCCGCGAAGATGCCGAGTTTCTGGTGCGGGCAGGGGCACTAGAAGCGGAGAGGATTGTCGGGGTGGAGACCGGCGGTTGCCCCCATACGGCCATTCGGGAAGATGCCTCGTTGAATTTGGATGCGATCGCCCAGTTAGAACGTCAATTTCAACCTTTGGATCTCGTCCTAGTGGAGTCGGGGGGAGATAATCTAGCGGCAACGTTCAGCCCTGAATTGGTGGATGCCTGCATCTATGTCATTGATGTGGCAGAGGGGGACAAAATTCCTCGCAAAGGCGGTCCCGGCATCACGCGGTCCGATTTATTAGTCATTAACAAAATTGATTTAGCCCCTTACGTGGGGGCCGACCTGGAGGTCATGGCCCGCGATTCCGAGCGGATGCGCGGCACCAAGCCGTTTCTCATGACCAATCTGCGATCGGGTGAGGGATTGGATCGGGTCATCGAATGGCTCGATCGAGAAGTCCTGTTCGCCCCTGTCGCCGCGTCGTGA
- a CDS encoding YheT family hydrolase: MAFPTFTPPLFLRDGLSMTLYAALKCGKTWEAQTALPEPDYRETIFVGAGGVPIYGWVAIPERPRGTWVATYGITGCLEDQWFLRVLGRKALAQNYAVVLFDWRAHGKTAELSPTLTSDGLNEGEDFVCIAAAAKQMGCPAPFWFAGYSLGGQLALWGVKAAQTVDPGTHSGLQADDILGAAAICPSLESQRSLSYLVRDPLGKRLEQRIAKELKKLAYSIHAAHPGALDPAAIERADTIWGFDRELVIGPLGFPSVEAYYQASSPLYILPQLSKSTLIVYAEDDPMFDPTLVPDLQAACDRNDALHLLLTQYGGHVGYVSNKTCQREAGDPDPWWAWNRVLDWCDRMSYS, from the coding sequence ATGGCTTTTCCTACATTTACTCCTCCCCTGTTCCTGCGGGATGGCCTCTCCATGACGCTGTATGCAGCCCTCAAGTGCGGTAAAACCTGGGAGGCCCAAACTGCTCTGCCAGAGCCCGACTACCGAGAAACGATTTTCGTGGGGGCGGGCGGTGTACCGATTTATGGTTGGGTCGCTATACCCGAACGCCCGCGCGGTACCTGGGTGGCCACTTACGGCATTACTGGCTGCTTAGAGGATCAATGGTTCTTAAGGGTGTTGGGTCGCAAAGCCTTGGCCCAAAATTATGCGGTAGTCCTGTTCGACTGGCGCGCCCACGGCAAAACTGCCGAATTGTCTCCCACCCTCACCTCCGATGGGTTAAATGAAGGGGAAGATTTTGTCTGTATCGCTGCCGCCGCCAAACAAATGGGATGTCCCGCACCGTTTTGGTTTGCGGGCTACTCCTTGGGAGGTCAACTGGCTCTATGGGGGGTGAAAGCTGCTCAGACGGTCGATCCGGGCACCCATTCCGGTCTGCAGGCAGACGACATTCTGGGGGCTGCAGCCATTTGCCCCAGCCTCGAATCGCAGCGATCGCTCAGCTACCTAGTCCGCGATCCCCTCGGCAAGCGCCTAGAACAGCGAATTGCGAAAGAATTGAAAAAATTGGCGTACTCGATCCACGCCGCTCACCCTGGCGCACTCGATCCGGCAGCGATTGAGCGTGCAGATACCATTTGGGGCTTCGATCGCGAGTTGGTCATCGGTCCGTTAGGCTTCCCGTCGGTGGAAGCCTATTACCAGGCCAGCAGCCCCCTCTACATTCTGCCGCAATTATCTAAATCCACCCTGATCGTCTATGCAGAAGACGACCCCATGTTCGATCCCACTTTGGTACCCGACTTGCAGGCAGCTTGCGATCGCAATGATGCCCTTCATCTATTGCTGACTCAGTACGGCGGCCATGTGGGCTATGTGAGCAACAAAACCTGCCAGCGAGAAGCTGGAGATCCCGATCCTTGGTGGGCTTGGAACCGCGTTTTGGATTGGTGCGATCGGATGAGTTACAGCTAA
- the rsmG gene encoding 16S rRNA (guanine(527)-N(7))-methyltransferase RsmG, with protein sequence MLQATDWVASLGWQPNPSQLEQLERLYEVVILGNTLLNLTRLTEPSEFWEKHLWDSLRGLLSLGSWDELTEQSLTAIDIGSGPGFPGLPAAIALPNGSFALLDSTKRKVDYLQQAIDRVELSNTAAIASRVELLSQREQYDLAILRAIGPAEVCAEYCFPLLKQGGRAILYRGRWTLEEESTLATAAEILGGEIATVDAFATPTSQSVRHCIVLQKTAETPAKFPRAPGFAARQPLGCKR encoded by the coding sequence CTGCTGCAGGCGACGGACTGGGTGGCATCGTTAGGCTGGCAACCCAATCCGAGCCAATTAGAACAGTTGGAGCGCCTGTACGAAGTGGTGATTTTGGGCAATACTCTGCTTAACCTCACCCGTCTGACCGAACCGAGCGAGTTTTGGGAGAAGCATTTGTGGGATTCACTGCGGGGACTCCTCAGTTTAGGCAGTTGGGACGAACTAACCGAGCAATCCCTGACGGCGATCGATATTGGCTCGGGACCGGGATTTCCAGGCTTGCCAGCGGCGATCGCCTTACCGAATGGCTCATTCGCCCTGCTCGACTCGACCAAGCGCAAAGTGGATTACCTGCAGCAGGCGATCGATCGCGTGGAGCTCTCCAATACGGCGGCGATCGCTTCTCGGGTGGAGCTGTTGTCGCAACGGGAGCAATACGACTTAGCGATCTTGAGGGCGATCGGTCCGGCAGAAGTGTGTGCGGAATATTGTTTTCCCCTGCTGAAGCAGGGCGGTCGGGCCATCCTGTATCGCGGTCGGTGGACTTTAGAGGAGGAATCGACCTTGGCGACAGCGGCAGAAATTCTGGGCGGCGAGATCGCCACAGTGGATGCCTTTGCTACCCCCACCAGTCAAAGCGTTCGCCACTGCATCGTGCTACAAAAGACGGCGGAAACTCCTGCCAAATTCCCGCGAGCTCCTGGCTTTGCCGCACGGCAACCGCTCGGATGCAAGAGGTAG
- a CDS encoding response regulator transcription factor, protein MADAAQAASLKFLVVEDHPEVAQNNCEWLKRLDESAICTTVSNPQEASMRLEREIPSLMVVDLLYGQTSGEQSGEPGLDLLRHVFESYPSLNVMAYSSEPLLLTPLVAAISRHQGGFAAVNKMERRTQFLDGAKSALNGELRMPRELRGLTKLTEREIEVLTLLCKEALTDQAIADRIHTSKKTVQNCIQRLKEKLDVYGVEDETNPRVAMCMVAVKNKVIQW, encoded by the coding sequence ATGGCCGATGCCGCACAAGCAGCTTCACTTAAGTTTTTAGTGGTCGAAGATCATCCCGAAGTGGCCCAAAATAACTGCGAATGGCTCAAACGTTTAGATGAAAGTGCTATTTGCACGACTGTTTCCAACCCTCAAGAAGCTTCTATGCGTCTGGAGCGAGAAATCCCCAGTTTGATGGTAGTGGACTTACTTTACGGCCAGACCAGTGGCGAACAGTCGGGAGAGCCAGGTTTGGATCTGCTGCGCCACGTGTTCGAGAGTTATCCCAGTTTGAACGTGATGGCCTATTCTAGCGAGCCGCTCTTACTCACTCCGCTGGTGGCGGCGATCAGTCGCCATCAGGGGGGCTTTGCTGCAGTGAATAAAATGGAACGGCGCACGCAGTTTTTGGATGGAGCCAAGAGTGCTCTCAATGGCGAGCTGCGGATGCCCCGAGAGCTGCGCGGTTTGACTAAGCTGACCGAGCGAGAAATTGAAGTGCTGACGTTGTTGTGCAAGGAAGCTCTGACGGATCAGGCGATCGCCGATCGCATCCACACGAGTAAAAAAACGGTCCAGAATTGTATCCAGCGGCTGAAGGAAAAATTGGATGTGTATGGGGTCGAGGACGAAACCAATCCCCGCGTGGCCATGTGTATGGTGGCGGTGAAAAATAAAGTGATTCAATGGTAG
- a CDS encoding type II toxin-antitoxin system RelE/ParE family toxin, giving the protein MLRDAQLAIYDGSVIISFRHKGLKRFFETGKTSGIQAKHAKRLRIQLAALDTAQSIEDVDLPGFRLHPLKVKQQGRWSIWVNGNWRLTFAFEDGNAQILDYEDYH; this is encoded by the coding sequence GTGTTGCGTGATGCGCAACTCGCTATCTATGATGGCAGTGTGATTATCTCTTTTCGACATAAAGGACTCAAGCGGTTCTTCGAAACTGGAAAGACATCTGGCATACAAGCCAAACACGCCAAGAGGCTGCGCATACAGCTAGCGGCTTTAGATACCGCCCAATCAATTGAAGATGTCGATCTACCTGGTTTCCGACTTCACCCGCTTAAAGTCAAACAGCAAGGCCGCTGGTCTATCTGGGTCAATGGGAATTGGAGACTGACGTTCGCTTTTGAAGATGGAAACGCGCAAATTCTAGACTACGAGGACTATCACTGA
- a CDS encoding HigA family addiction module antitoxin → MHNPPHPGEFIREIYLEPFDLSIRQLAKGLGVSPSTLSRVVKGQSGVTPEMALRLSKGLGRSPESWLLMQSHYDLWHARQNTDLSQIQELNFDAA, encoded by the coding sequence ATGCATAATCCCCCTCATCCTGGAGAGTTCATTCGAGAGATCTATCTGGAACCATTCGATCTCAGCATTCGGCAGCTAGCTAAGGGACTCGGAGTCTCGCCGTCTACCCTTAGCCGAGTTGTTAAAGGTCAGAGCGGAGTTACGCCCGAAATGGCCCTACGGTTATCAAAAGGGTTGGGTCGCTCTCCTGAAAGTTGGCTTTTAATGCAAAGTCATTACGATCTATGGCATGCAAGACAGAATACCGATCTATCGCAGATACAAGAACTCAACTTTGACGCTGCCTGA
- a CDS encoding AbrB family transcriptional regulator: MPTTTQKKPLTGKDLLAKVQELGNADKKEKAKACGYVTQTKNGQERVNLMQFYNAILAAKDVDLDATDQVGTRGRAPTYRVSVHKNGNLLIGAAYTKEMGLNPGDEFEIKLGSRNIKLERLDMEE, from the coding sequence ATGCCTACTACTACACAGAAGAAGCCACTCACGGGTAAAGACCTCTTAGCTAAAGTACAAGAACTGGGTAACGCTGACAAGAAAGAAAAGGCCAAAGCCTGTGGATACGTCACTCAAACCAAAAACGGACAAGAGCGCGTCAATCTGATGCAGTTCTACAATGCGATTTTGGCAGCAAAAGACGTCGATTTAGATGCCACCGATCAGGTGGGCACCCGAGGTCGCGCGCCGACCTATCGAGTTTCCGTTCACAAGAATGGAAATTTGCTGATCGGTGCAGCCTATACGAAGGAAATGGGCTTAAACCCCGGTGACGAGTTTGAAATTAAACTGGGCAGTCGCAATATTAAGCTAGAGCGACTCGATATGGAGGAATAA
- a CDS encoding replication-associated recombination protein A — translation MQTSLFTPQSPLADRLRPQTLEDVIGQQHLLGAGCPLRAWLERGARRSIVLWGPPGVGKTSLARLAASYSALPYRELNAGVSGVAEIRKYIALGKERGLLLLADELHRWSRSQTETLLEALEKGWIVLIGATTENPFVAIERALLSRLQVFELRGLGPQGLKRALQRAIAHPNGIHLSLTPEAEQVLLQSCGGDIRRLYTLLEACEELSKSPSPDTPNSDDSVAAQPQTIALEMAERVCSSLYVGCDDTTYYQLVSALQKSIRGSSPQAAIFYLGRLLVAGADPVRVARRIVVTASEDIGLADPQALGVATAASQAVASLGMPECRYALAEAVLYLAHAPKSNRTATAIDRAMEAGRYPHPVPNHLSRDRASGYQYPHDYPGGYVEQNYFPTTLRDRLFYQPVRRGWEARYCDWTPGSPDDSAASMEDSG, via the coding sequence ATGCAAACCAGTCTCTTTACCCCTCAATCCCCTTTAGCCGATCGCCTGCGACCGCAAACGTTAGAAGACGTCATTGGCCAGCAACACTTGCTGGGGGCTGGCTGCCCATTGCGGGCCTGGTTAGAACGAGGGGCGCGGCGGTCGATCGTCCTGTGGGGACCGCCGGGGGTGGGGAAAACCAGCTTGGCACGGTTAGCGGCCAGTTATAGCGCTTTGCCCTATCGAGAATTAAATGCTGGGGTGAGCGGGGTCGCCGAAATCCGCAAATATATCGCTCTCGGCAAAGAGCGGGGACTCTTGTTACTAGCGGACGAACTGCATCGCTGGAGCCGCTCCCAAACGGAAACCTTGCTGGAGGCGTTGGAAAAAGGATGGATCGTGCTGATTGGAGCGACCACTGAAAATCCCTTTGTGGCGATTGAGCGAGCCTTATTGTCGCGCTTGCAGGTGTTTGAATTGCGCGGCCTCGGCCCGCAGGGGCTCAAGCGAGCCTTACAGCGGGCGATCGCCCATCCGAATGGAATTCACCTGTCACTGACCCCCGAAGCCGAGCAGGTGCTGTTGCAAAGTTGCGGCGGCGATATTCGGCGACTCTATACCCTTTTAGAAGCCTGCGAGGAGTTGTCAAAGTCCCCCTCGCCAGACACCCCAAACTCGGACGATTCAGTAGCAGCGCAACCGCAGACGATCGCGCTAGAAATGGCCGAACGGGTCTGCAGTTCTCTCTATGTGGGCTGCGACGACACTACCTACTATCAGCTCGTATCTGCTCTTCAAAAGAGTATTCGAGGTAGCAGTCCCCAAGCCGCGATATTTTACTTGGGACGATTGCTGGTGGCAGGAGCCGATCCGGTGCGGGTGGCCAGACGGATTGTGGTAACGGCTAGTGAAGATATTGGCTTGGCCGATCCGCAGGCATTGGGGGTGGCGACTGCCGCCAGTCAAGCGGTTGCCAGTTTGGGCATGCCGGAATGTCGCTACGCTCTGGCTGAAGCGGTGTTATATCTCGCCCACGCCCCCAAAAGCAATCGAACAGCAACAGCGATCGATCGCGCTATGGAGGCCGGTCGCTATCCCCATCCAGTGCCAAATCACCTCAGTCGCGATCGCGCCAGCGGCTATCAATATCCCCACGACTACCCTGGCGGGTATGTAGAGCAGAATTATTTTCCAACCACCCTCCGAGACAGACTGTTTTACCAGCCGGTGCGACGGGGATGGGAGGCTCGATATTGCGACTGGACTCCAGGCTCCCCTGACGATAGCGCGGCTTCGATGGAGGACTCGGGTTGA
- a CDS encoding pseudouridine synthase, giving the protein MVEPQRLQKIMARWGVASRRQAEAMIVAGRVRLNGKVVAELGTKADPQRDRIELDGKPLARASSNFSIAPPQLRYILLHKPAGAISTCSDPKGRQTVLDLLPEAWRSQTRFFPVGRLDAASTGALLLTNDGDFTLKLTHPRYHLPKTYRVEVEGHPSETVLQQWREGVALEDGRTLPARVHKERIKPHRHCTILTVVLQEGRNRQIRRVAAQLGFPVRSLHRQAIGSLQLGQLKPGQFRLLQKAEIHMIKYEQLRT; this is encoded by the coding sequence GTGGTAGAGCCGCAGCGATTGCAAAAGATTATGGCCCGTTGGGGGGTGGCCTCTCGGCGTCAGGCCGAGGCCATGATTGTGGCTGGACGGGTGCGCTTGAATGGAAAGGTGGTTGCAGAATTGGGCACCAAAGCGGACCCGCAGCGCGATCGCATCGAACTGGATGGCAAACCTCTCGCCCGCGCGAGTTCCAACTTCTCTATTGCCCCGCCCCAACTGCGCTACATTCTGCTCCACAAGCCTGCAGGGGCGATTTCCACCTGCTCCGATCCGAAAGGACGGCAAACTGTGCTGGATTTGCTGCCCGAGGCATGGCGATCGCAAACGCGCTTTTTCCCCGTTGGCAGACTGGATGCCGCTAGCACTGGGGCGCTGCTGTTAACCAATGACGGCGATTTCACCCTCAAACTCACCCATCCTCGCTATCATCTCCCCAAGACCTACCGAGTGGAAGTGGAAGGGCATCCGTCGGAAACTGTATTGCAACAGTGGCGCGAGGGGGTGGCATTGGAAGATGGCCGAACATTGCCAGCTCGCGTACATAAAGAACGGATAAAGCCCCATCGCCATTGCACAATTCTGACGGTAGTCTTGCAGGAGGGGCGCAATCGCCAGATCCGACGCGTCGCTGCCCAACTTGGCTTTCCCGTGCGATCGTTGCACCGCCAAGCCATTGGCTCGCTCCAGTTGGGCCAGCTCAAACCGGGCCAATTTCGGCTCTTGCAAAAGGCCGAAATTCATATGATTAAATATGAACAGCTTCGGACCTAA
- a CDS encoding RodZ domain-containing protein, with amino-acid sequence MARTDSLPPHTLVDIGTQLREARESRGLSLEAIAHSVHIRCVYLEGIESANFDLLPEPIYVRGFLKTYGNYLDLDGSALAEQFTQTVPQLSDRKVVKEQPQTRSLQGIQLRPFHAWLAYVFLVVAAVGGISVFWERTGTGERPQTLPPTANRAGGSVNPTPDIELGPAGTGELPPFQTLSDWTYIAGVFPERDNSAVTVNPSDSGLQDDLLHLGIRVVDRASWLQVVADRKTVFEGILQPGAELEWEADESIVLRAGNAGGVLVTFNDEQLGVMGEFGEVRQQEFKRGVPVERETVQ; translated from the coding sequence ATGGCTAGAACAGACTCCCTACCGCCACATACCTTAGTGGATATTGGCACTCAACTGCGAGAGGCCCGCGAATCTCGGGGCCTTTCACTTGAGGCCATTGCCCATTCGGTCCATATTCGGTGCGTCTATTTAGAGGGGATCGAGTCGGCCAATTTCGACCTCTTGCCAGAGCCAATCTACGTGCGCGGCTTTCTCAAAACCTATGGCAACTATCTCGATTTAGACGGTAGCGCGCTGGCAGAACAGTTTACACAGACGGTACCGCAACTGAGCGATCGCAAAGTGGTGAAAGAGCAGCCGCAAACGCGATCTCTGCAGGGCATTCAACTGCGTCCCTTCCACGCTTGGCTCGCCTATGTATTCCTGGTGGTGGCAGCCGTGGGTGGCATTTCTGTGTTTTGGGAACGAACGGGAACGGGGGAGAGACCGCAGACATTGCCTCCAACCGCGAATCGAGCTGGCGGATCGGTCAATCCGACCCCCGATATTGAGCTAGGTCCTGCAGGTACCGGAGAATTACCCCCCTTTCAAACCCTGAGTGATTGGACCTACATCGCGGGCGTGTTTCCCGAGCGGGATAATTCGGCAGTGACGGTGAACCCCAGTGATAGTGGTTTGCAGGACGATCTGCTGCACTTGGGCATTCGGGTAGTCGATCGGGCTTCGTGGTTGCAAGTGGTGGCCGATCGCAAAACTGTGTTTGAAGGCATATTGCAACCCGGTGCCGAACTGGAATGGGAAGCGGATGAGTCGATTGTCTTGCGGGCAGGCAATGCCGGCGGCGTTTTGGTCACGTTTAATGACGAGCAGTTGGGGGTAATGGGAGAGTTTGGCGAAGTGCGCCAGCAAGAGTTTAAGCGGGGGGTACCGGTGGAGAGAGAAACGGTACAGTAG